A stretch of the Vitis riparia cultivar Riparia Gloire de Montpellier isolate 1030 chromosome 13, EGFV_Vit.rip_1.0, whole genome shotgun sequence genome encodes the following:
- the LOC117928203 gene encoding putative disease resistance protein At3g14460, producing the protein MGGVGKTTLAQLAYHDDRVKNHFDLRAWVCVSDDFDVLRITKTLLQSIASYAREINDLNLLQVKLKEKLSGKKFLLVLDDVWNENYDKWDRLCTPLRAGGPGSKVIITTRNMGVASLTRTVSPYPLQELSNDDCRAVFAQHALGARNFEAHPHVKIIGEEMVNRCRGLPLVAKALGGILRNELNHEAWDDILKSKIWDLPEEKSGVLPALKLSYHHLPSHLKQCFAYCAIFPKGYEFKKDELILLWMGEGFLQQTKGKKRMEDLGSKYFSELLSRSFFQQSSDIMPRFMMHDLIHDLAQSIAGNVCFNLEDKLENNENIFQRARHLSFIRQANEIFKKFEVVDKGKYLRTFLALPISVSFMKSLSFITTKVTHDLLMEMKCLRVLSLSGYKMSELPSSIDDLSHLRYLNLCRSSIKRLPNSVGHLYNLQTLILRDCWSLTEMPVGMGNLINLRHLDIAGTSQLQEMPPRMGSLTNLQTLSKFIVGKGNGSSIQELKHLLDLQGELSIQGLHNARNTRDAVDACLKNKCHIEELTMGWSGDFDDSRNELNEMLVLELLQPQRNLKKLTVEFYGGPKFPSWIGNPSFAKMESLTLKNCGKCTSLLCLGRLSLLKALRIQGMCKVKTIGDEFFGEVSLFQPFPCLESLRFEDMPEWEDWCFSDMVEECEGLFSCLRELRIRECPKLTGSLPNCLPSLTELEIFECPKLKAALPRLAYVCSLNVVECNEVVLRNGVDLSSLTTLNIQRISRLTCLREGYTQLLAALQKLVIRGCGEMTSLWENRFGLECLRGLESIDIWQCHGLVSLEEQRLPCNLKHLKIENCANLQRLPNGLQSLTCLEELSLQSCPKLESFPEMGLPPMLRSLVLQKCKTLKLLPHNYNSGFLEYLEIEHCPCLISFPEGELPASLKQLKIKDCANLQTLPEGMMHHNSMVSTNSCCLEVLEIRKCSSLPSLPTGELPSTLKRLEIWDCGQFQPISEQMLHSNTALEQLSISNYPNMKILPGFLHSLKYLYIYGCQGLVSFPERGLPTPNLRDLYINNCENLKSLPHQMQNLSSLQGLNIRNCQGLESFPECGLAPNLTSLSIKDCVNLKVPLSEWGLHRLTSLSSLYISGVCPSLASLSDDDCLLPTTLSKLFISKLDSLVP; encoded by the exons ATGGGAGGTGTCGGCAAAACTACCCTTGCCCAGCTTGCCTACCACGACGACAGAGTGAAGAATCATTTTGATCTGAGGGCTTGGGTTTGTGTTTCTGATGATTTTGATGTTTTGAGGATAACAAAAACGCTTCTACAGTCAATTGCTTCTTATGCCCGTGAGATCAATGATCTAAACTTGCTTCAAGTCAAGCTGAAAGAGAAATTGTCTGGAAAGAAGTTTCTGCTTGTTCTAGATGATGTCTGGAACGAGAACTATGACAAATGGGATAGGTTGTGCACCCCTTTACGAGCAGGGGGACCCGGCAGTAAGGTTATCATCACTACTCGCAACATGGGTGTCGCGTCACTTACCAGAACGGTTTCGCCTTACCCCCTGCAGGAGCTGTCAAATGATGATTGTCGAGCTGTGTTTGCGCAGCATGCATTGGGAGCAAGGAACTTTGAAGCTCATCCGCACGTGAAAATAATTGGAGAGGAAATGGTGAACAGATGCAGGGGCTTGCCTTTGGTCGCAAAGGCCCTGGGAGGCATCTTGCGAAATGAACTAAACCATGAGGCATGGGACGATATATTGAAGAGTAAGATATGGGATCTACCAGAAGAGAAAAGTGGTGTTCTTCCAGCTCTCAAATTGAGCTATCATCACCTCCCATCTCATCTGAAGCAGTGCTTTGCTTACTGCGCTATTTTTCCCAAGGGATATGAATTCAAAAAGGATGAATTAATCCTTTTATGGATGGGAGAAGGATTTCTGCAGCAAACAAAAGGGAAGAAGCGAATGGAGGACTTAGGTTCCAAATACTTCTCAGAGTTGTTATCAAGGTCATTCTTTCAACAATCAAGTGACATAATGCCGCGATTCATGATGCATGATCTCATCCATGATTTGGCTCAATCTATTGCCGGAAATGTATGTTTCAATTTGGAGGATAAGTTGgagaataatgaaaatatttttcaaagggCTCGCCATTTGTCATTCATTCGTCAGGCTAATGAGatcttcaaaaaatttgaagttgtcGATAAAGGGAAGTATCTTCGAACTTTTCTAGCTTTACCCATCAGTGTATCATTTATGAAAAGTTTGTCATTCATAACTACGAAGGTGACACATGACCtcttaatggaaatgaaatgcTTACGGGTACTATCTTTAAGTGGCTATAAGATGAGTGAGCTGCCGAGTTCAATTGATGATTTGAGTCATCTACGATATCTCAATCTATGTCGCTCTTCAATTAAAAGGTTACCTAATTCAGTAGGTCATCTGTATAATTTACAAACCTTAATATTACGAGATTGTTGGAGTCTCACTGAGATGCCTGTGGGGATGGGAAATTTAATCAACCTTCGACATCTTGATATTGCTGGGACAAGTCAATTACAAGAGATGCCCCCACGAATGGGCAGCCTGACAAATTTGCAAACATTGTCTAAGTTTATTGTGGGGAAAGGTAATGGGTCGAGCATACAAGAATTGAAGCACTTGTTGGATCTTCAAGGAGAACTTTCCATTCAAGGATTGCATAATGCGAGAAATACACGAGATGCAGTGGATGCTTGTTTAAAGAATAAGTGCCACATTGAAGAACTAACAATGGGATGGAGTGGTGATTTTGATGATTCACGAAATGAATTGAATGAAATGCTTGTGCTCGAGTTGCTGCAACCTCAAAGAAATCTGAAAAAGCTCACAGTTGAGTTCTATGGAGGACCAAAATTCCCAAGCTGGATAGGGAATCCTTCATTCGCAAAAATGGAGTCCCTGACCcttaaaaattgtggaaaatgCACATCGCTACTGTGTCTTGGACGACTATCTCTACTCAAAGCCTTGCGCATTCAAGGAATGTGTAAAGTTAAAACCATAGGTGATGAATTTTTTGGGGAGGTCTCTCTTTTCCAGCCTTTTCCATGCTTGGAGTCTCTAAGGTTTGAGGATATGCCAGAATGGGAAGACTGGTGTTTTTCTGATATGGTTGAGGAATGTGAAGGATTATTTTCTTGCCTTCGAGAGCTTAGAATAAGGGAATGTCCCAAACTGACTGGAAGCTTGCCCAATTGCCTACCTTCCCTGACAGAGCTCGAAATTTTTGAATGTCCAAAGTTGAAGGCTGCACTTCCAAGACTTGCATATGTTTGTAGCTTAAACGTTGTAGAATGTAATGAGGTTGTGTTGAGAAACGGGGTTGATCTGAGCTCCCTCACTACACTAAACATTCAGAGAATTTCCAGATTAACTTGTCTAAGGGAAGGATATACCCAGTTGTTAGCAGCCCTTCAAAAACTGGTGATAAGAGGATGTGGGGAGATGACGTCTTTGTGGGAGAACAGATTTGGATTAGAATGCCTCCGGGGTCTTGAAAGTATAGATATCTGGCAGTGCCATGGACTTGTATCCTTGGAGGAGCAAAGGCTGCCATGCAATCTCaaacatttgaaaatagaaaactgtgCTAACCTGCAGAGGCTGCCTAATGGTCTGCAAAGTCTCACATGTCTTGAAGAGTTGTCATTACAGAGTTGCCCCAAACTGGAGTCATTTCCAGAGATGGGCTTGCCACCGATGCTGAGAAGTCTCGTGCTGCAGAAATGCAAGACTCTGAAGTTACTACCTCACAATTACAACTCAGGTTTCCTTGAATATTTGGAGATTGAACACTGCCCATGCCTCATTAGCTTTCCAGAAGGTGAGCTGCCTGCCTCACTTAAGCAACTGAAGATCAAGGATTGTGCAAATCTACAGACTCTGCCAGAGGGAATGATGCACCACAATTCTATGGTTAGCACCAACTCTTGTTGTCTTGAAGTCTTGGAGATCAGAAAATGTTCATCCCTTCCATCCCTTCCAACAGGCGAGCTACCCTCCACCCTTAAGCGGCTTGAGATATGGGACTGCGGGCAATTTCAACCAATTTCAGAGCAGATGTTGCACAGCAATACTGCACTTGAACAGTTGTCCATTTCCAATTATCCAAACATGAAAATCCTTCCAGGATTCCTCCACAGCCTCAAGTATCTCTATATATATGGTTGTCAAGGTCTTGTGTCCTTTCCAGAAAGGGGCTTGCCCACTCCCAATCTCAGAGACCTTTATATTAACAACTGTGAGAACCTGAAGTCCCTGCCTCATCAAATGCAGAACCTTTCATCTCTTCAAGGACTGAATATCAGGAATTGTCAGGGCTTGGAGTCATTTCCAGAATGCGGTTTGGCTCCCAACCTTACCTCGCTCTCAATCAAAGATTGTGTGAATCTGAAGGTGCCATTATCTGAATGGGGCCTCCACAGGCTCACTTCTCTTTCATCACTGTACATTTCCGGTGTATGTCCAAGTCTGGCATCTCTTTCAGATGATGACTGTCTTCTTCCTACAACTCTGAGCAAACTTTTTATCAGTAAGCTGGATTCCCTG GTGCCCTAA